In a genomic window of Mycolicibacter heraklionensis:
- the rplQ gene encoding 50S ribosomal protein L17, translating to MPKPTKGPRLGGSSSHQKALLANLATSLFTHGRIKTTEPKARALRPYAEKLITHAKKGTLHNRREVLKKIRDKDVVHSLFAEIAPHFADRNGGYTRIIKVEPRQGDNAPMAVIELVREKTVTSEADRARRAAAKAAKAAPKTEKAEKPAKVEEKAEEPAAEADAVEATEAPEAAEATEATEGTDES from the coding sequence ATGCCCAAGCCCACCAAGGGCCCCCGCCTCGGCGGATCGTCCTCGCACCAGAAGGCGCTGCTGGCCAACCTGGCCACGTCGCTGTTCACTCACGGCCGGATCAAGACGACCGAGCCGAAGGCGCGGGCATTGCGGCCGTATGCCGAGAAGCTGATCACGCACGCCAAGAAGGGCACGCTGCACAACCGGCGTGAGGTGCTCAAGAAGATCCGTGACAAGGACGTGGTGCACTCGCTGTTCGCCGAGATCGCCCCGCACTTCGCGGACCGCAACGGTGGCTACACCCGCATCATCAAGGTGGAGCCGCGTCAGGGTGACAACGCCCCGATGGCCGTGATCGAGCTGGTTCGGGAGAAGACCGTGACCTCGGAGGCCGACCGCGCTCGCCGCGCCGCGGCCAAGGCGGCCAAGGCTGCCCCCAAGACCGAGAAGGCCGAGAAGCCCGCCAAGGTCGAGGAGAAGGCCGAAGAGCCGGCCGCCGAGGCTGACGCTGTCGAGGCCACTGAAGCTCCCGAGGCTGCCGAAGCCACCGAGGCCACCGAGGGTACCGACGAGTCCTGA
- a CDS encoding DNA-directed RNA polymerase subunit alpha, giving the protein MLISQRPTLSEEVVADNRSQFVIEPLEPGFGYTLGNSLRRTLLSSIPGAAVTSIRIDGVLHEFTTVPGVKEDVTDIILNLKGLVVSSEEDEPVTMYLRKQGPGAVTAGDIVPPAGVTVHNPDMHIATLNDKGKLEVELIVERGRGYVPAVQNKVSGAEIGRIPVDSIYSPVLKVTYKVEATRVEQRTDFDKLVLDVETKNSITPRDALASAGKTLVELFGLARELNVEAEGIEIGPSPAEADHIASFALPIDDLDLTVRSYNCLKREGVHTVGELVARTESDLLDIRNFGQKSIDEVKVKLHQLGLSLKDSPASFDPSQVAGYDVATGTWSADAGYDEQDYAETEQL; this is encoded by the coding sequence ATGCTGATCTCGCAGCGTCCGACCCTGTCCGAAGAGGTCGTGGCCGACAACCGGTCGCAGTTCGTCATCGAACCGCTGGAGCCGGGATTCGGTTACACCCTGGGCAACTCGCTTCGTCGCACCCTGCTGTCGTCGATCCCCGGCGCGGCGGTCACCAGCATCCGCATCGACGGTGTGCTGCACGAGTTCACCACGGTCCCCGGCGTCAAGGAGGATGTCACCGACATCATCTTGAACCTCAAGGGCCTGGTGGTCTCGTCCGAGGAGGACGAGCCGGTCACCATGTACCTGCGCAAGCAGGGCCCGGGTGCGGTCACCGCCGGTGACATCGTGCCGCCGGCCGGCGTGACGGTGCACAACCCCGACATGCACATCGCCACCCTGAACGACAAGGGCAAGCTCGAGGTCGAGCTGATCGTCGAGCGCGGCCGCGGTTACGTCCCGGCCGTGCAGAACAAGGTGTCGGGCGCCGAGATCGGCCGCATCCCGGTCGACTCGATCTACTCGCCGGTGCTCAAGGTGACCTACAAGGTCGAGGCGACCCGTGTCGAGCAGCGCACCGACTTCGACAAGCTGGTGCTGGACGTCGAGACCAAGAACTCCATCACCCCGCGGGACGCGCTGGCCTCGGCCGGTAAGACCCTGGTTGAGCTGTTCGGGCTCGCGCGGGAACTGAACGTGGAGGCCGAAGGCATCGAGATCGGGCCGTCGCCGGCCGAGGCGGACCACATCGCGTCGTTCGCGCTGCCGATCGACGACCTGGACCTGACCGTGCGGTCCTACAACTGCCTCAAGCGTGAGGGTGTGCACACGGTCGGGGAGTTGGTCGCCCGCACCGAGTCCGACCTGCTCGACATCCGCAACTTCGGTCAGAAGTCCATCGACGAGGTCAAGGTCAAGCTGCACCAGCTCGGCCTGTCGCTCAAGGACAGCCCGGCCAGCTTCGACCCTTCGCAGGTGGCGGGTTACGACGTTGCCACCGGCACCTGGTCGGCCGACGCCGGGTACGACGAGCAGGACTACGCCGAAACCGAGCAGCTTTAA